Part of the Helicobacter bilis genome is shown below.
TTTAGATTTTACTTCAAGTTCGTTGGCATAGTTTTTAGAGACTGAAAGCATACTCACCATAGAATCCCCCAAGCTATTTACGGCATTTTCAAGCCCTCTGGGATTTTCTATCCTGTCGGTAAAGTCATTGTTTTTATAGGCGTCAAATACACGAGCTGTATTTTTGAGATTCTCGCCGACAAGGTTTAAAAGCGTGTGCGACATTTGATTTATCGCATCTTTTAGCTCATTGATTTGCGGATTTAGGCTTGTATTTTCTATCACAGAGCCAAATCGCCCTTCCTTTGCTTCTGCTACGACATCTAGTACATCACACAAGGTTGGAATCTTGTCTCAACCCATCTTGTGTGCGTTTGACATTCTCATCAATCGCCTTTGCCATACGCCCGATCTCATCTTTAGAATCTAGTGGGATAGAATCCATTGTTTTACTCTCGTGGTTGAGATAGGCAAAAAAGGCAAAGACATTGTGCTGTAAGTTTAAGATTCCACGCAAATGTGTGCTGTAAAAGAGCCACATTGATGGGAAAAAGATAAGCAAAAATGCTACCATTGAAATGGCGATATTGCTGTATATCGTTTGAGAGATATTACTCAAAATCCCCTGTGAAGTGGCGTGTGTATAGGTGTCTAGCGTGTCGATATACACACCTGTTGCAATCCAAATATTTGCGGTGTTGGGGATAAGCTGTGCGTAAGATACTTTTTGTGCATCAACAAACTTTCCATCTGGCAGGGGCTTAGGGAAAACATAATAGACAAATTTACCCCTTTTGCTATCATCTTTTGCACTCTCAAAAAGATCCCTTATGAAATAAGTGCCATTAATGTCCTTTGTATCCCACAAAGACTTGCCTATAATGTCTGTTTGATGCGGATATGCTAAAGCAACCCCTTCTTTATACACAAAATAATAGCTTGATTTATCATCTTCAAAATACATCTTGCTAATGGCTTTAGAAATGATTTGTATCTGCTCCTTTTCACTCAATCCCTTGACAATCTCACCAAGCGCACTCGCCATAGAATCTGTGCTAAGCTTGATTTTTGCTTCAATCTCTTGCTGTAACATTGCGACGATTTGTTCTTGTGTAGCTTTGGAGGACTTTGCTTCCCCTAGTATTGTCAGCACTAAAAATATGACAAATGCTATAAAAAAGCCGATAACAAGGCTTAGGAATTTTGATTTAAGTGAGAGATTCTTATAAAACTTCATTATAATCCCTTTTGTAAGTTTCTAATATTATATATTATCATAAAAATACAAAATAATTCAAAGAGTGGGATTATTACAACTTTTAAAAGACTTTGAAAAGTTAAGAAAAACTAGGTGGGTATATTTTGCTGTTTTTATCTTCAAGGTAATATATAAATGGGTGTGTTGATACTAATCACTTCATATAATTCTTTCATGCTTGCATTATCAAGGGCTATGCAGCCATCAGTCCAATCGCCATATTGTTTAAAAAGTTCTTTCGCAATATTCATGCCATTTGGTAATCCGTGAATCTTGATATCGCCACCCGCATTTTTATTGTGTTTTTTAGCATTGGCAATATCTAGCTTATTTGGATAACTAATGCCAAGATTGAGAAAATAGCGTGATTTTGGGTTTTTAGAATCAATATAATACAAGCCCTCAGGCGTTTTACTATCACCTTCAAACTCTTTGTGTCCTTGCGGATTTTTACCCAATGCGATATGCGGATAACTTTTTAATAGCTTATTTTTATCATCGTAGAGTTCTAATATTCTTTTTTGTTTATGCACGACAATCTTTGCTACCCTACCTTTTAAGCTTAAGTCTATGGGATATTCTTGTCCCCTTTCTGTCGCAATGCTTATTTGATAAAGTAAGGTTAGGATACAAAAAAGTAGCAAAATTACTATAATAGCTTTGGTAAGACTTTGTTTCATTGCTTCACTCTAAAAATGCCAAATCTATCTGCCTAATACATGCCTTGTCTTACATAAAAACACTTTGTATATAAAGTCGTTCCTTTATATACACTAAGCACATTATGGTTATTTTATTTTGTAATTACTTCTTCTTTGCGGTTGCTTTTGTGCTTGTAGCCTTTGTGCTTTTGGTAGCTCTAGGTTTTCTTGTAGTGGTTTTTGCTGAAGTGGTTTGATCGCCTATTTTTTCTCCAAGTGTTTGAGTGTCTAAGCCCTCAAGTGCTGATGCGAATATATCAAGCATATCACCTGTTGAGGTCATTTCGCTACTTTGCTCACTCACATTTTTTGGCTCTAGGTTGTAGATGATATTATAGGCTCGTTTCAAAAATGCTTCATTACCTTTTGAAAACTGATAAAAGCATAAAGCTTCTAATCCCTTTGTTCTCACTTCACTTGCTAAAACGCCAAACTCACGATAGTTTGACGCGATTGCAATGCTATCGTAGTTGCCAGAATAAAGTGCTTTTGACACATCTACACTTAAACGCATATTATTGTTTGCTTGACTATTGCCTATTGAGATTCTAAAATAATGCCTATCAAGCTGACTATACCATAAGTCAAGATTGTCTTTTGTGATATATGCGCGTTTTACACAAATATTGTAACCCTCATTTTGCAAATAATCAAAAATAAGTGTCATAAACGCCGCTTCGAGTCTATCACAATCAATAAACAATGCTAAATTCTTTGCCATACTATCTCCTTCAAATAGATTTAAGCGATATAAAAATCTTGGTATATAGATACCATCTTTTTTGTGTAGTCATGTTTTGGATTTGACATTATAGCTTGTGTATGTCCATATTCGACAATTTTACCTTGAAATATGACTGCTACATTATCGCATAAATTTGCAACAACGCCTAAATCATGCGTGATGAGTATATAGCTCACATTATAAGCTTTTTGCACATCATGCAAGAGTTTTAGCGTATTTTTCTGCACGAATTTGTCAAGTGCGCTTGTAGGCTCATCAAGGATTAGAATCTTTGGATTTAGCACCATAGAACGCGCAATAGCTACTCTTTGCCTTTGACCACCACTTAGCTCACTTGGATAACGAGTAAGCAAACTTCTATCCAAATCTAGCACATTAAAGATTTTTTCAATCTCTTGCATAATAGATTCATCACTCTTTTTTTGCAATTTTAGCCCCTCGCTCACTAAATCTTTTACACGAAATCTTGGATTAAGAGAACTCATAGAATCTTGAAAAACGACTTGCATGTTTTTTCGCATTTCTTTTAAATACCTTTTATCAACTTTTCCATTGTAAGATAAAGTCTGATTAAAATATGAATCTATGCCTTGTGTATCCATGAGATGTAATATACCTTTTGCTAAGGAACTTTTACCACTACCGCTTTCCCCTATAATACCCAAAGTTTTACCTTCTTGCAAGGTGAGATTAACATTTTTTGTAATTATAGATAGTTTTTTGCGAAAGTATTTACTTTTTTTAACGCCTACGCTAAAATCTTTTAGCTGCATTATAGTTGGTGTTTGTGTGGTGTTGTATTGTTTTGTTTCAAGAAAGTTTGCTTGAAAAAGCTTTTGCGTGTAGCTGTGTTTTGGCGTAGAATGAAGCGTGAGAGTTTCTATAATGTGTCCGTTTTGCATAATGATATAGGTATCACAAAGAGCGCGTAAAATGCCTAAATCATGTGTGATAAAAAGCATTGCAACGCGGTGTTTTTTTGCAATTTGTTTCAGCAAGTTTATCACCTGCATACTTAGCGACATATCAAGGGCGGTTGTAGGCTCATCACAGATGATTAGCTTTGGATTTGCAACAAGGGCTAGAGAGATTGCCACCCTTTGTCTTTGACCGCCACTTAGCTCATGTGGATAGCGAGTAAGTAAGCTGCAATCAAGCCCAACTTCATTGCAAATAGATTCTATATGTGCTTTTCTTTGTTTAGAATCTCTCATAAGATTATGTATGATAAGCGTTTCTTCAATCTGTTTATATACTTTATGGAGTGGGTTGAGTGAGCTTAGCGGGTCTTGTGGTATGTATGAGATTTCTTTGCCCAAAATATTTTGCATTGAGAGATTTTGCGTTGTTATGGTTTTAGATTTTCTCTCTTTTTGTAATTGCAATAAATCATAATTACAGAATCTTATCTCACCTTTGTGTATGTTGATATTTGGTTCAAGTCCCATTATAATTCTTGCAAGCAGGCTTTTACCACTTCCACTCTCACCCGCAAGTCCTAGAATCTGCCCTTGCTTTATTTCTATATTGATATTTTGTAAGCAAAAGTGATTGCGTGTAGATTCTAGATTCTGTGTCAAATCTGGGTGGGTTAGGGGATTTGAGGTGTAATTTTTGGAATCTAGATTTTTATTATCTGTATCCCACATTGCGTGTCTATTAGATTCTATATGGGTTTTATGAGATTTAGAATCTTTTGTGCTTGTGCTAAATGAAGCACATAAACCTTTGATAGATAAAAGTAAATCTTTTGTTGTATCTGCTAATACACCTTCTCTATTCATCACTAAATCCTAAAAATCATAAAATTCTAAAGGTATATAAGGTTTGTAAGCCATCATTTTGGCACATGATTAACCTCTATCCCATTACGCAATATTGTCGCATTATAGTTATCTGTGATAAGAATGTGTCTTGCTGATTGTGGCAAGTCTATCTTATATGTTGTTTTAGAATCTGTAAGCATAATCACATCAAGTGGATTCATAGCGTTGTCAAAAATAAGGATTTTTGGATACCATGCTTCTGTGTTGTCTTT
Proteins encoded:
- a CDS encoding cache domain-containing protein, producing the protein MKFYKNLSLKSKFLSLVIGFFIAFVIFLVLTILGEAKSSKATQEQIVAMLQQEIEAKIKLSTDSMASALGEIVKGLSEKEQIQIISKAISKMYFEDDKSSYYFVYKEGVALAYPHQTDIIGKSLWDTKDINGTYFIRDLFESAKDDSKRGKFVYYVFPKPLPDGKFVDAQKVSYAQLIPNTANIWIATGVYIDTLDTYTHATSQGILSNISQTIYSNIAISMVAFLLIFFPSMWLFYSTHLRGILNLQHNVFAFFAYLNHESKTMDSIPLDSKDEIGRMAKAIDENVKRTQDGLRQDSNLV
- a CDS encoding L,D-transpeptidase family protein, which encodes MKQSLTKAIIVILLLFCILTLLYQISIATERGQEYPIDLSLKGRVAKIVVHKQKRILELYDDKNKLLKSYPHIALGKNPQGHKEFEGDSKTPEGLYYIDSKNPKSRYFLNLGISYPNKLDIANAKKHNKNAGGDIKIHGLPNGMNIAKELFKQYGDWTDGCIALDNASMKELYEVISINTPIYILP
- a CDS encoding NYN domain-containing protein; protein product: MAKNLALFIDCDRLEAAFMTLIFDYLQNEGYNICVKRAYITKDNLDLWYSQLDRHYFRISIGNSQANNNMRLSVDVSKALYSGNYDSIAIASNYREFGVLASEVRTKGLEALCFYQFSKGNEAFLKRAYNIIYNLEPKNVSEQSSEMTSTGDMLDIFASALEGLDTQTLGEKIGDQTTSAKTTTRKPRATKSTKATSTKATAKKK
- a CDS encoding ATP-binding cassette domain-containing protein; this translates as MNREGVLADTTKDLLLSIKGLCASFSTSTKDSKSHKTHIESNRHAMWDTDNKNLDSKNYTSNPLTHPDLTQNLESTRNHFCLQNINIEIKQGQILGLAGESGSGKSLLARIIMGLEPNINIHKGEIRFCNYDLLQLQKERKSKTITTQNLSMQNILGKEISYIPQDPLSSLNPLHKVYKQIEETLIIHNLMRDSKQRKAHIESICNEVGLDCSLLTRYPHELSGGQRQRVAISLALVANPKLIICDEPTTALDMSLSMQVINLLKQIAKKHRVAMLFITHDLGILRALCDTYIIMQNGHIIETLTLHSTPKHSYTQKLFQANFLETKQYNTTQTPTIMQLKDFSVGVKKSKYFRKKLSIITKNVNLTLQEGKTLGIIGESGSGKSSLAKGILHLMDTQGIDSYFNQTLSYNGKVDKRYLKEMRKNMQVVFQDSMSSLNPRFRVKDLVSEGLKLQKKSDESIMQEIEKIFNVLDLDRSLLTRYPSELSGGQRQRVAIARSMVLNPKILILDEPTSALDKFVQKNTLKLLHDVQKAYNVSYILITHDLGVVANLCDNVAVIFQGKIVEYGHTQAIMSNPKHDYTKKMVSIYQDFYIA